From the genome of Halomonas sp. HAL1:
CGTAGTAGCTGCTTCTAAAAAGCTGCTCACCATGATGTCCCTCAACCTCCCCAACAAAACCATATGTATGATTTTTACCATCCGAAACCATGATCAACAAATCCGAATGTAAGAATGATTCTGCTACTTTACTGACGGGCCTCGTTTGCCCATTACATAGAATTCTACCCATTCTTGAAAAGGCATGATGTTCAAGAGGCGTTAATATTTTTACATCTGGATCATCAAACTGTTCTATCATTCTATAGAGAGATGAATCCTCTCCAAGTTTAAAGATATTTAAATGCGTATACTCGAAGTCATGTATACCGTATTGAAACAGAAGTTCTGATACTAACTTATCCCTAGCATCTATCCCATCTACAGATCGAAGATAATCGATCATTAGATATTCAAACCCATGGTTCCTTATATTGTTTTTCATCTTGTTGAAAAAGTTCGCTGGATAATTCAAAGTTCCTCGGTATTCTTGCAATGAACTAGTCTTGAGCCTGTATTCAAGATTTTTTTGGTAGGCAATTGTTTTCAAGATAGAGCAATAGAACATTGCCCAGTACGATTCCCCGCTATCGATTAATTTCGGTTTTATAAATATAGTTCTGTACATATGAAATTTTCTTCTCAAGACAATATAGGCAGCAGGGCATAACGCCCGCAGCACGGGCAAATTTGTAGCGCAGCGCAAATTTTGTCCCTGTGTCTGCGATTGTTAGACCTTTATCATTCGACTGGGGCAAAAGCATTGTAACTAGGGTTTGCATCCTTTGCTCCCATTTGAAAAAGATAGAGGTTCTTATCATTAATGAGCTTGATGGTGTGTGCGTTAAGCAGGTTGACCATTCGGTTTCTCCAGTCTTTGGCCTGCTCCTGATAATACGGATAGTCTGTTTTAGTGCCATAGGGGTTATCAGCGTGCAATATTCCGCCGCACTTCTCATAAACTTTGATGAACTGTTCTTTTGTTAGAAAATCATCTTTCCGATCCGCCCAATCAGAGGTGATTCCCGGCGTTTTGCTTGGGTTTTGTATGATGGGGTGCGGATAAAAACCTGGATTGATACGCTCTAGATCTTTGAGCATTAGCCTAGCATTCCAATGCTCTGCAAATTTCTTGTGTTGGGCGGAATATATTTCTCTATTGGCGATCAAAGAGCTAAATGCAACCAGCTCTAGAATCTTTCTAATTTGTAAACAGACCGACTCAACTGTAGTAGGGACGTAGAGTGCGTGGGCTTGACCGAAAAGGAATGAATCTACGACAGCCGTTCGCCGTTTGATCTCAATTAGAACTGCCCGGTATTTATCTTGTGATGAGTCCATTTTTTTGCCTAACAGTTTTATTCATGCGCATGCGCGTTAACATTATCACCAGTATCTGAGAATTGCGCATAAGCATAAGAGCCCTGATCATAAGCAACTGTTTTATATGTATTTGAAAGATTCTCTTCTGGCAATACAAGCCTTCACGTTACAGAACTGACCAGAAAAAAAGCATTGTGAGCTAGGGGCTTCTATCCTGCGATGGCCGCTTTGGGTCGTTATCGGACAATCGAGATTTCTCATAATTCTTAAGTTGACAGTATCCTAATCAAAAATGGCTGTCACGGTTAAAGGACTTCCCCTCGTTTAGCACCATCCTACCTCTGGCCTACAGTTATCAATCGCTCACGTATATCCGGTCCCTCGCAACGCACTCTTATTGAGGTGCATGGCCATACCGATGCAAGGGAGTAGGAGCCCTTCCCCCGTTTTGGTACCACGGAGTCTTATATATTGTGTCAGTGGCTTCCCTATCTCCCCCTGAGACCTGCAATTCAGCAGGAATGAGAGAGATAAACGATCATGGAACTGACTAAATTCGACTGCTTTGCAATCTGTAGTGACACCGTGACAGGTTCACATGGCGACTTCACGATCACAGTGTTGCTCGACCATGATCCAGATGTGACACCGCACTGCTTTGATACCTATTCAGATTCCGATAAGGAAACCTGGGCAGAGAATAGGTGGTTTTTCGGTGTACTCAAGACCAAGGTCGAACTGAAAGTAGGTAGCCAATCTGTTCTTTTGGACGATGTGGCAACTGTACTGGGGGGTATTGAGGTCAACAAGACAGAAAATAATGCTCACCTTGACGTTCATGCTCGTGAACTTGCTCAGGATGCTGTTGAGCGGGGAATAGAGATTGTGGAACAGATCAAGACTGCTGCGTAATACATTCAACAGACCCTTCACTTGTGAAGGGTCTTTCACATTCAGGCTGAACCGATCACTGCTGTGCAACATTCCCCCTCAGTCTCGGACATCCGGTAAGCGGATTTCTGGGGTTATCTATGCAGTATCCCCCCTAGTGCGTTGATGACAATGACAAGGCATCGCCACTACCTGTGCAACATCCCCCCTCCTGTCCTAGGCCTGAGACCAGGCGCCAATTTTCTTTGTGTGCAGTATTCCCACCGGACCCGGCTATGGGTCACCAGGCCCCCTACCTCCTTTCGAGACCTGTATTCCGCAGGAATGAGAGAGGAGATTGATCATGAGCAAGAGCACTGTGATTTACACCAAGATTGGTGAGCACAGGGGTAAGCAGCGTTTGTGGCTGGAAGGCAATCGGCTGGCGCGTACTGGGATCACTCCAGGGCAGCGCTTCAACCTCGTTGCCGGCCGTAAGAGCCTGACCCTGCAATTTGCAGAAAATGGTGCTTACAAGGTGTCGCGCAGAAAGCGTGGTGAGGTCGAGTTGCCAGTCATCGACATTACGGCAGCTGAGCTGGCGCAAGCGTTGGGCAAGGTAGAGCGGGTGCGTGTCGTCGTCAGGGGGAATCGTGTCGACATCACGATTCATCACCATGATCTAGCTGAATCGGATCGTATGGGTCGTCTACTGCAGTCCCTGACCAAGGGTGAACCGATTGAAATTGGCTCGATTGCCCACGGCGGGGGAGTGCTTGATCACGCAATACATACTGGCCTTGCAGATGTCGGAATACCCTCGCGCCTGGCCTTCGCCAATGAGCTGGAAGGTGCTTATCTGGAGGCATCATTGGCGAACAACCCTGTGTGGGACGAGGATAGCATTGCGATCCAAGGCCCGATGGAGGAAGTGGAGTGGCACAAGCTGCCGTTCATTCACCTCCTTTGTGCAGGTTTGCCGTGTACCGGGGCTAGCCTGTCAGGACGGGCGAAGAATAAGCTGGACCGGGCAGAAGCGCATGAGACAGCAGGTAGTCTCTTCATCGCCTTCATGAATGCAATCCAGACTTTGCGGCCGGCTATGGTGCTACTGGAGAATGTCCCGCAGTACCAGTCGACCGCCAGCATGACGGTCATTCGCAGCGTGTTGGCGAGCATTGGCTATGACGTGCATGAGACCATTCTGGATGGGTACGCGATGGGGTCACTGGAGCGGCGCGATCGGCTTTGCATGCTCTCAGTGAGTAAGGGCATTGAGGTCGATCTCGAAGCGCTGGAGCCTGTACGTCAGCGTGAATCATCCATCGCCGCGGTATTGGAGCCGTTTCAGGTAGTTAAGGATCGCTTCAAGCCTTATAGCTACCTTGCCGACAAGGAGGCCAGGGATCTGGCGGCGGGAAAGGGCTTTCGTCGTCAGCTGCTCGATGGTTCAGAGGGAAGCCTCGGCACCATAGGGCGTGGGTACTCGAAGGCACGCTCAACTGAGCCGTTTCTCCGTCACCCTGACGATTCTGGCCAGTCGCGACTATTGACCAAGGCAGAGCATGCCCGAGTCAAAACAGTCCCTGAGATGCTTGTTCAAGGGCTGTCTGAGACTGTCAGCCACGAACTGCTGGGCCAAGGAGTGGTTCATTGTGCTTTTCGCGCAGTGGGCCGCCTCATTGGCAACTGCTTGCATAGTATTAGTGAGCAGGACAAATCTGCTTGGGAGCAAAAATGGTTTAAGACGCAATCCGCGGCTTAGCCACACACTAAACTCTTAGGCACCCTTCAAGCCCCTCTCCGTTACACGGAAGGGGCTTTTCTCTGTCTAGGGCTATCTACTGCCATTGTTTCGCATGCGGAACATTTTAATTTGATGGCAGTGTCTCCCCTACCTCTCCATAGCCGTCACTGGTCGCCCTATCTACTTGTGAGATCCGGGCAACCGGAAATGAGAGAGGAGCAGATCATGAGAAACAGTAACAAGTACGAAATCGCTGATGTGAAGCGTGTAGCGCAAGGGCAATGGGATACGGTCTTTCGGGTCCTATGCCCGGAGCTGGAAGATGCGCTGGCCCACCCGGGCCATCACATCGACTGCCCTATACATGGTGGCAAAGAAGACTTCCGCCTCGATCGCGGTTTCAAGCAACGTGGGACGGCCATCTGCACTTGCGGTAACTGGGATGGATTTAGCTTGCTCAAAGAGCTGAAAGGCTGGTCTCTTCCCGAAATCCTGGAGCAGGTCATGGGGGCTCTCGGTGAACAAACCGTTGAGGCGCTGGCGCCCGTAGCATCGCGCCCAGCGCCTCGAAAAGTCGAGGAAAAGAAAGATATACGCCCAACGCTGCGTAGACGCTGGGAAGAAGCTCTACCCCTGGGAAGGGGCGAAGGTCGCTTCATGCTAGCAAGCTATTTGCAGTTCCGCGGGTTGCCTGTAAAGCCAATGCTCAGCGTTCTCGAGACGGAGGCACGCCTCCATCCTAGGCTGGCTTACATCGAAAAAGGCAAAGTGGTGGGCCACTATCCTGCACTGATAACCATAGTCAGGGATGCGGCTGGAAAGCCTGTGACGATGCATAGGACGTATCTCAACCGCTCCGAAAGTGGTGTGGTTAAGAAGGCGCCTGTAATCAAGGCCAAAAAGCTGTTCCCTGTGGTGAATGGTGGCGATGTCCATGGTG
Proteins encoded in this window:
- a CDS encoding DNA cytosine methyltransferase, with the translated sequence MSKSTVIYTKIGEHRGKQRLWLEGNRLARTGITPGQRFNLVAGRKSLTLQFAENGAYKVSRRKRGEVELPVIDITAAELAQALGKVERVRVVVRGNRVDITIHHHDLAESDRMGRLLQSLTKGEPIEIGSIAHGGGVLDHAIHTGLADVGIPSRLAFANELEGAYLEASLANNPVWDEDSIAIQGPMEEVEWHKLPFIHLLCAGLPCTGASLSGRAKNKLDRAEAHETAGSLFIAFMNAIQTLRPAMVLLENVPQYQSTASMTVIRSVLASIGYDVHETILDGYAMGSLERRDRLCMLSVSKGIEVDLEALEPVRQRESSIAAVLEPFQVVKDRFKPYSYLADKEARDLAAGKGFRRQLLDGSEGSLGTIGRGYSKARSTEPFLRHPDDSGQSRLLTKAEHARVKTVPEMLVQGLSETVSHELLGQGVVHCAFRAVGRLIGNCLHSISEQDKSAWEQKWFKTQSAA
- a CDS encoding toprim domain-containing protein, with amino-acid sequence MRNSNKYEIADVKRVAQGQWDTVFRVLCPELEDALAHPGHHIDCPIHGGKEDFRLDRGFKQRGTAICTCGNWDGFSLLKELKGWSLPEILEQVMGALGEQTVEALAPVASRPAPRKVEEKKDIRPTLRRRWEEALPLGRGEGRFMLASYLQFRGLPVKPMLSVLETEARLHPRLAYIEKGKVVGHYPALITIVRDAAGKPVTMHRTYLNRSESGVVKKAPVIKAKKLFPVVNGGDVHGGAIRLGTVTAGVIGVAEGIETSLAIRAATGMPVWPVLSASLMRSFEPPEGVTEVVIWADRDLPDRKGRKAGQEAAEALQARLLEKGIQVSIKIPDAPSSVDVSVDWADVYTSSGLTGFPRKSEAA